The Myroides phaeus DNA segment TTACTTTTTAGCTCCTTGTATTTTTTGAATTGCTTATTAGGCAATTGGTGAGCATTTGACAACTCATTAATCTTGTTTTCTATTTTAGCAATAGATAGCATTAAATCAGAGTATTCTTTTAAGGCTTTTTTATCACCATAGAGAGCTTTTTGGAATAAAACAGGGTATTTGTCTACGTATTCGTTATAAGTCTCTAAACAGGTGTCTAAATCGGCTTCAGATATATCAAGATTTTCTATTTTTTCGTATTCTGTATCGTTATGATGCCTACCACAACTAATACTAATCCCTAATACCACAATTAGAGAGGTAATTATTCTTAACATATTAAAACCTTGTAACTTTTCCGGTTACAAAGATAATTATTGTCATTAAGTGTCCTTTACGGAAAACCTTATTAGTTGATATTTTATGTCATTTTGTTTCAAATAATCCCCATATCTTTTGCAATGCTAACTAAGTGAGTTGCATTTTTTGCGTTTAAAGAAATTCTTAATTTGCTAATGCGTTTCTCTATACTACTTGTGCTGGAAATGCATAGCTCATCTTCTTTTAGTTTATTACCTATTTCACTTTGCGAATATCCTTCTGAAAGTAATTTTAGAATTGCTAAATCTTCATCTTGTAAAATAAGAGAGGTAGGGTTGTTTTTGACTTCAAGTATTTCTGCGGATAAATAAGGTGCATCTGCATCATTCTGAATATAATTAATAGCTTCTACTAATTCTTTGATGCTATTTCTACCCTTACTGATAAAAGCATTTACTTGTAAATGCTCTAATAAATCATTTATTTCAATGTATCTGTTTTCAATTGAATAAACGATTATTTTTATTTTAGGGTAGTATTGTTTTACTTGTCTAATTAAGTCAATTCCTCCTTGTAGTTTGGTTTCTCTGTGGTCTTGTTCGA contains these protein-coding regions:
- a CDS encoding response regulator — translated: MIKKILVVEDYDSINVGIVTALSEQTNAEIYSTKYCDDAWLKIQSAEHNNSPFDLIISDLSFEQDHRETKLQGGIDLIRQVKQYYPKIKIIVYSIENRYIEINDLLEHLQVNAFISKGRNSIKELVEAINYIQNDADAPYLSAEILEVKNNPTSLILQDEDLAILKLLSEGYSQSEIGNKLKEDELCISSTSSIEKRISKLRISLNAKNATHLVSIAKDMGII